TAATAGTTCACTGCCGCGGACGAATGGCGGTGCGGGCGATCGACGATCTTGGGCGGACGCACGGTCATCGTCGCGAAAAAGTTCGGCGTCGTGCCGTTGGTGCGCCCAGTCATCGGATTGTAGAGCAGGTACAAGCGGCGGCCGATATAGTCCTTGCCGAGCGCCTCAAGCTTGTCGAGATGCTCCTTCACCTGCTCCCAAGGCCAATATAGCGCGGGGCTGGTGACCGAAGGTGGATTGATCAGCCGCTCATATGGCATCAGCCAGGCGCCTTCCTCGGTGAGCTGGAAAGTGCCATATGGGCTGGTGCGGCGATTGTCCTCGGCCTCGCCCTCGCCACCTTCCTCGCGGTCGATGGACTTCAACATCGGCAGGGGGTTTTCCTCGACGACATGAATGTTGAGCATGTCGAGCAGCGCGCCGTTGGAATAAGTGAGCCGCGCATAAACTTGTTCGCTGTTATTCTTGTGACGATAGATCCGCATCGACGGCGTGTTCCATACGTCGTGGAGCGCGGTAACACGGCGCTGACCGCTGATCTCGGTCTCGCCCTCACCGCGGATGACGAAATTCACCTGCGTTGAATTCTGCCGGAAGGTCGCCGTCTCCTCACCCGGCAGCAGGACGTCGAGTGCGACTTCGATGCCAGGTGCAAGGCCGTTGGAACGGCGATTCATCGGATGACGGAAATAGGATCGGCGGCGGCCATTGGCCGGTTGCGGAAGCGCGGCGAGGCGCGAGATCTCGGCATCGATCTCCGCCTTGGAGATGACGATCGGCTCCCAGGGTGCGTCCTTTTCCGGAATCGAGCCGGTGGCATCGACGAATACGCTGCTGCTCATGCGAAAATCCTTCTATTGGTCCAGCGTCAGGCGCGGCGCGTGGCGGATGGCCGTGGGAATGGGGCGGCCGAGCCCGGCCTCACGCGAGCGTCGGAAAATCTCGATGCCGAGCGCGAGATCGGAAATGCCCATGCCCATCGCCTTGAAGACGGTCAGATCGGTATCGGCCGGCCGCGCGCTGTCGTGCGCGACCAGCGCGGACAGCGGATGAAGCCGCGCCCACTGCCTTTCGTCGTCACCGAACGCGGTCATGAATTCCTGGCTGAGCTTGCGCACTTGGGGAACGGAGTCCGCGCCGACGATGGTCGCGCGTTCAAGCAGGGAGGGCTCGAACTCCACCCGCTCGGGCGTGATCGCACCGACAGCGTTCAAGTGCACGCCGCGCGCCAGCATGCCCCGCGTAATGACCGGCGCGCGCGCTCGCGTCACCAGAGTGACGATGTCCGAGGCGTCCAGCGCCTCGTCGAGCGCCTGGGTGGCGATCGCCTCGATACCTAGCCTCTGCTCGATCCTGGCGGCAAGCGCCTCGCGATTGGCCGCCGTCGGGCTCCACACCGTCACACGGTCGAGCCGCCGCACTGCCGCGACTGCGGCGACCTGAGTGATGCTTTGCTTGCCGGCACCGATTATCGCCAAGCGCGATGCGTCGGGCCGGGCCATCACGTCGGTGCCCACGCCGCTGATCCCGCCCGTGCGCATCTGACCGAGCGCAAACGCCTCGATCAGCGCGACGATCGCTCCGGTGCCCGCGTCGAGCAACATCAACAGGGGCATCGCACCTCCCGCCGTATGGGCCCAGGTCTTCGCGCCGACAATGTTCCAGCCTTCGAACACAGCGCCGATCGCGTGCAGCGTAGAGCCGTTCGCCCAGGTGGCGTGGGTCTTCACCATGTTGCTCGCGCGGCCAGCAGCCTCTTCGCGAAGCCCGGCGCGCAGGGCGTCGATCGCCTCGGGTAGCGCCATGACCGAGACGACCTCGGCCTCGGAGATCCAAATTCCCTGGGTCAAGCGCTGCGCTCCGCGAATATCGACGGCACCGGCGGCGTCAGTTCCAAACCGTTCACAATCATTGCGTGGGTGATGTAGCGACCGACCAGGAACATGACGGCGATCGTCTGTTCCGGCCCGATCGCATCGATTAACGCCTCCCGCTCGGCCGAGACGCCCCTGCCGCCGCGCTCAACCATCGCCATGACGAAGCGCTGAACGGCGCGCTCCGCGTCCGAAAGGGAGGGGGCGTCCTGCGGCGACAGCAACTCGACGGCCGCCACCCATTCCTCGCCAAAGCCCAGTTTTCTTGCCAGCCGCTCGTGCTGATGAAGTTCGTACCGGTTGTCGAACAGCTTCGCGACGGTCAGCGCGCCGGTTTCGGTCAGCCGGTCGGGCAAAGCCTTTTTCAGCGCCTCGGTCATCTCCATGAACGGAGCCAGCACGCCAGGCTGCACACCGGTGCATTTGAAGAACTCGCCCAGATAGCCGAGTCGATCGACCCGCGCCCGCAGCACATCTTGCACGCGCGGCGCCAGAGCGTCGAATTCCATCCGTGCGATGCGACTGTTCACGTCCCGCGATCTCCTCGTCCGCGACACATAATCTGAGCTTTGGCGCTTCAGCTGAAATACATTATGAGACCGATCGTCATACCTGAGAGATATCACCGTGGACCTTCGTCAAATGCGATATTTGATTGCTGTCGCTGAGGAGCTGAACTTCACCCGGGCCGCGCAACGATGCCACGTTTCGCAGCCTCCGCTCAGTCGGGCGATCCGCGAGCTGGAAAGTGAAATCGGTGCGCGCCTGTTCGATCGCGACAAGCACCATGTCGCGCTGACCCCTGCCGGCACGGTATTCGTGGCCGACGCACGCAAGGCTTTGGAGCTTTTGGACGACGGATCGGAGCGCGCGCGCCGCGCCGCGCAGGGGCTGAGCGGAATACTTAATATCGGATTCGGCGGATCGACAGTCTACGCGCTGGTCCCCGCGCTGGTACGACGCTTCCGCGAGACCACTCCCGAAGTCGAGATCGTCTTCCACGCCATGTCGGTACTTCACCAGATCGAGGCGCTGCGCTCAGGCGAGATCGATGTCGGTATCGTCAGGCTGCCGATTTTCGACGAGTTGATCGAGACGCGCTTCGTCTACAGCGAGCCCCTGATCGTTGCGCTTCCACTTGGCCATCCGCTGCTCGACCACAGCGGCGCGATCGGAATTGACGCCCTCGATTCGAGTGGCTTCGTCGCCTATGAGCCGACGCGCGGTTTCAATGTCCATGCGGATCTGCACGCGCTTTGCCGGCTCGCGGGCTTCGATCCGACGATCGAACACGAAGCGCCCACGACCGAGGCCGTGATCGGCATCGTCGCATGTGGCGAGGGCGTCGCGATCGTCCCGGCCTCGGCCGAGCGGCTGCGGATGCGGGGCGTGGCCTTTCGTCCGCTACAGCCGCCGCCGCAGGCGCCGGGCCTTGCCGACGTCCGTTTCGGCCTCGCCTGGCGGCACAAGCAGGCGAGCGCGACGACGATGCAATTCGTGGAAACGGTGACCGCCGCGCTTCCCGCGATGGGGAAAGGCGGCGGTCAAGACTTCTGAAATGCTGCTGGAGCCCGCCTCGGGCGGGCGCCACCGCCGTCCGAGAGCGCCTGCGCACCGGATCAAAAGTTGAAGCGGATCGTCCCCTTCACTTCGCGCGGCTTTTCAAGAATGCCGTCGGTTCCGCTCGCGCTGACGCGAAGCGATTGATAGACGATCGCATTGGTGATGTTGGTCACGGCCAGGCTCAGGTTGAAGCTCTCATCGGGTGGCGTGAACGACACCTGGCCATTGAGTAGCGAATAGGGCTTCTGCGAAAAATTGTTGGTGAAATCGTAGTAGATCCGGTCGCTGTGGTAGAAGTTCAGCCGCGCGCCAAAGCGACCCACGTCGTACACGTGTGACCAATCCGCAGCGAGGTTTACTGCCGTCCGAGGCGCCAGCACGATGCGCTTACCCGATACATCGGCGATGACCGCGGTGTTGCCGGTGGCATTTGCATTGGGCGTAAACCCTTGGGCGAACGGGAAACTCTCGTACTCCCCGTGAAGGTACGAGAACTTGCCGGTGAAATTCACGTCGCGGGTCGGCATGAGGGTGAGCTCAAGCTCACCGCCATAGATTTCGGCGGTCGCTGCATTCTGGAGGAGCACAAGGTTGGTGATCGGATCGCGCGCGCTGACCTGCAGATCCTCGTAATCGTAATGGAAGACCGACAAGTTCGTCCGCAGCCAGCGAGCTGGATCAGCCTTGAGGCCGCCCTCGATGGAGGTGAGGCTTTCGGGTCGGGTGGGCGTGGGCGAGGTGCCGACGCCGTTATAGACGCCGCTCTTGAACCCGGTGCCGTAGTTTAGATAAACGTTGGCGTCGGGGTCGAACTGCCAGCGCAACGCACCGCGGTAGGTAAACTTCTCGAAACGGCTTCGCTGTTGCGGAAACAGGGCCACGCCGTTCGAAGCTTGCTCGAACTTGCGCACCTCGGTGGTGTAGCGGCCGCCCGCCGTCAGAAACAGCGTGCTGGTCAGCGAATACGTGCCCTCAACGAAACCCGCGAGCGAGGATACGCGCACGTCGGGCGACGTGGTCGTCGTGGAAAGGGTCGGCAGCGTCGGCGGCGGCACGCGCGACGGCGTCGTGGTCGGCACGACACCGTCCAGATGGCTGGTATAGAAATAGATGCCGGCCAGCCATTGCAGCGGACCGGAACCGCTCGACAGGACGCGAACTTCCTGTGTGAAGCTGCGCTGGCGCGTGTTCACTTGGCCGAGGCCGAGATTGATGTTCGTCGAATCCCGATCCTGCTGCTGATAGATCTCGCCATTCTGATACGAGGTGGCGGTCTCGATCCCGATCGATCCAAGATCGAAGCGCGATTGCAGGTTGAGACCGAAACGCTCCAAGTTCAGCTGGGGCTCATAGTTATATGCAGCCTGCCACGGTCCGGTGGGGAGGATCACGCCAAGATAAGAGCGTGCGACGGTGTTGTTCTGATAAAGCTGGTTGGCGTTGGAACCGCCGTCACGTTTGGCATAGTCGCCGGTGAGGACGAACTGTGCGCTGTCGCTCGGCCGAAACAACAGTTTGCTGCGTAGTGAGAAATAGGTGTCCTCACCGTAGCCCAAGCCGCCCCGCACCAGATCGGTGATATAATTGTCTGTTCTCTTGTAGAGGCCGGCAAAATCGAACGCGATCTTGTCGGAAAGCCCGCCGGTTACATAGCCGCGCAGATCGTAGTCCCCTGCGCCACGGAGCATGCCCGCGCTTGCGGTGATATGGCCGCGGAAGCCGAAGCTGGGATCAGGCGTGATGATGTTGATCAGGCCGCCGGTCGCGTTGCGGCCGAATAGCGTGCCTTGTGGACCGCGCAGAACCTCGACGCGCTGGATTTCGACCAGGTCGAGATTGGTAGTCCAGGGATCGGGCTGGTAAACGCCGTCGATATAGGTCGCGATGCTCGACTCGTCGCCGACCACGCCACCACTGCCGATCCCCCGGATCACCGGCTGATTCACGCCGGCGTTGCGGCTTCCGACCAGACCCGGAACGACTTGCGTCAGCTGGCGGGTGTCGAGCACGCCGCTCGACTGAAGCGCCTCGCCTGTGACCGCGGTGACGGTGACGGGAATCTTCTGCAGGCGTTCCTCGCGGCGAGTGGCGGTCACGACGATGTCGGCGATGCCGCCCTCGTTTACCTGCGTGGGGCTGGACGCAGTCGTATCCTGGCTTTCAGCGGCCGGTACTGCAGGGCTCGTCGATGGGCCGGCGACAGCCGACGTGATCTGCGCCATGGCCGGCAAGCTGATCGACCCGCACAGTGCTGCGACAGACACTAACGCCTTCATACCAACCCCTCCGATATTTCTATTATGAACATGTCCATTATATTCTGAAAAACGGACGCGTCCATTAAAATCATGAGGGTGCGCAAAATCGTGGTGCCTGATCGCAGACGGCGACGGTCACTCTCAGCCCTGGGCCAGGCGGGATATATTTGTTCGTGATGTGACGACGCGTGTCGCGGGGCGTCAGTCGATCAGGGACCTGCCGTCACACCGATGGCCACACGCCGGCTAGCGGGATAATCGACGCGCGGTCACGCGCTATTCGCGAAAGCCGAGGGGCGGGATGCCGGCAACGCCCCAAACATCGCCTTTGTGTTGCGGGCCCCATATCTGAGGCTCGACCGGCGCGTTGGCATCAAATTGCTCCATTTCGCCGTAATATTCGATATAGTTGCCGGCGGGATCGGTATAATAGCTGAACACATTGTTCCCCGGCCCGTGCCGTCCAACGCCCCACACGCAGTTCACGCCAAGCGACCGCAATCGCGCAAAATTCCGCATGACGTTGTCCAGCGACCCGACGTCATAGGCCACATGCTGGAGTCCCGTCCGCCCCTCCCGGCTCTTCATCAGCGCGAGCGAATGATGATCGGCGTTGCAGCGCAGGAACGACATCCCCGCATTTGTCCGATCGGTGACCTGAAATCCCAGCGTCGCATAGAAGCGCTCCGCCGCGTCCTGGTCTGGCGTCCATAGGACGATATGTCCGATGCGGTCGGGTGCGAGGGCGGCTGGCGGCGTCACAACTTCGGCGGCATCCGGCCGTGGCGTCACGAGCCAGACGTGGCGTCCGTCGGGATCCTCCACAACAATCGCCGCTTGGTCGCTGCGGAACAGATCCTGTTCCGAAACCGGCTGCGGAGCGAGGCCGGCGGCAGCGAGCCGCGTCGCGATCGCGTCGAGATCGTCTGTCGATAGGACTTGAAAGGCAAGGTGCGCGACTTGCGATGACCCTTCAGCGAGCACCAGATCGTCGTGGTCTTCTCTCCCGCTTCGAAACCCGGCAAAATCTAGGTCGGAGCCACGATCCTCCAACAGCCAGACATCACGATAGAAACGTCGCGCCTCGTCAAGGTCGGGTACGCGCAACGCCAGCCGATGAATGCCTTGAACTCGCGGTGCCCGCTCCTGCATGTCCATTCCCTTCCTCAATCGCGCCGACCGCCGTCGCTCGAAGCGTCGGCAAAGATGACCCGCCCGACAATCCTAGTGAAATTGCAGGTACATGTCCATTTTTTTTAGCCGGTAACGGGCACATAGTGGCGGTTGGGGAGCTCGTGTAGAACGGCGTGGACGGGACCGGCCCTACGCGGACGCAAACAGGTTTTCGCAGCACGAATCCGATCGAATGCATTTTTGGGGCGGTACAGTGTCCGATTGCATCGGACACGACCATGTTCGTCGACCTTGCGCGGCTTCCGATCCGGTCGATGATGCGTCCGGCCGGGTGTCCTAAACGTTCTGGCGGCTTCCGCGGGTACGCCGCCGGCGCGGTGTTTCGGAATCGGCAATGGCACCCGACCCGCCAGCTCCCGACTTGGATTTCAGGGTACTGACCCGCGCTTGTTGGATCAGGCCCATGATCTGGAGCCGGATGAGACGCCGCAGATAAGCGATGCCCTCCTCCGCGACCGGATTGTCTCCGCCGATCCACCATCGCGCCGTTGCCGAAAAGATCAGGAAAAAGTGTTGCGCAACGACATCGGTGGTCTCGGGAGGGCGAATTTCGCCACGATTGATCGCATCCTCGACCATGAACTCCAGTTGCCGGGCGATGGAGCGGCGGGTCCGCGTGTATTCCTCCCCGTGCATTCCGCCGGAATAATAGTTGATCTGAAGGAAGATGCGGGCGAGTCGGGGATTGTCCGCCCAGTCCCGATAGAAGGGCGTGAAAAAGGTGAGTATCCGTTCCTCGAACGGGATTTCGCGCGAACGCGTGACGTCGATCGCGGCCTCCATCGTGCTGACGGTGATTTCGTTGAAGACCAGCAACGTGAGATCGCGCTTGTCCGCCGCGTAGAGCGACAAGGTGCCGAGCGCGACATGCGCTTCGCGTGCCACATCACGCAGCGTCGTCGCGTCATAACCATATTCGGAGAACAGCTTCAGCGCGGCCAGCCTGATACGCTCGCGCTTCTCTGCCTTGTTCCGTTCCCGAACGCGCACCACCATCCGGCCCCCCGTCGCCTGCATGGTTCGCGTTATCACACCTTTCGCGCGGTTTCGACCACGGGAAAGGCGCTGGTGCCGACAGGCTTGCGAACTAAACGCAACGATCATCACGTCGACTGGGCGCGCGCCTTCTCCTCGCGACGGCGCGTGGCACGGACGAACGCGGCAGCGACAAACGCAGCGATCAGCGGACTGAGCGCGAGACCCGCATAGATGCGCGATGTGCTCATGCCGCCCGCCAGGACGATCCCGACCAGCAACGGCGAGATCACTTGGCCGAAGCGCGCAGCCGAGGTTCCCCAACCGATCCCCGTAGAGCGCACCCGAACTGGAAACAGCTGCGCTGCCAGCGCCTGCGCTCCGGACGCGCCTATTCCTATGAATGCGCCAACCAGGCCGGCCACGACAATCGTGGCCGCGAAATTGCTCGCGGTGAATCCAAGGCACCAGATCGAGAGCGCGTCGAAGAACAACGCAGGTACGATCGTGCGCAGCGCACCGAAGCGGTCGACCAGCCACCCCG
The nucleotide sequence above comes from Roseomonas aeriglobus. Encoded proteins:
- a CDS encoding AraC family ligand binding domain-containing protein: MSSSVFVDATGSIPEKDAPWEPIVISKAEIDAEISRLAALPQPANGRRRSYFRHPMNRRSNGLAPGIEVALDVLLPGEETATFRQNSTQVNFVIRGEGETEISGQRRVTALHDVWNTPSMRIYRHKNNSEQVYARLTYSNGALLDMLNIHVVEENPLPMLKSIDREEGGEGEAEDNRRTSPYGTFQLTEEGAWLMPYERLINPPSVTSPALYWPWEQVKEHLDKLEALGKDYIGRRLYLLYNPMTGRTNGTTPNFFATMTVRPPKIVDRPHRHSSAAVNYYFSGSGRSTVEGKTYEWKAGDLMLSAPGWSVHNHASYDEPVYELTIQDQPLNIAMESLLWQESLKEPPALLGAEEGFATNRATVAG
- a CDS encoding ornithine cyclodeaminase family protein, whose translation is MALPEAIDALRAGLREEAAGRASNMVKTHATWANGSTLHAIGAVFEGWNIVGAKTWAHTAGGAMPLLMLLDAGTGAIVALIEAFALGQMRTGGISGVGTDVMARPDASRLAIIGAGKQSITQVAAVAAVRRLDRVTVWSPTAANREALAARIEQRLGIEAIATQALDEALDASDIVTLVTRARAPVITRGMLARGVHLNAVGAITPERVEFEPSLLERATIVGADSVPQVRKLSQEFMTAFGDDERQWARLHPLSALVAHDSARPADTDLTVFKAMGMGISDLALGIEIFRRSREAGLGRPIPTAIRHAPRLTLDQ
- a CDS encoding LysR family transcriptional regulator, yielding MRYLIAVAEELNFTRAAQRCHVSQPPLSRAIRELESEIGARLFDRDKHHVALTPAGTVFVADARKALELLDDGSERARRAAQGLSGILNIGFGGSTVYALVPALVRRFRETTPEVEIVFHAMSVLHQIEALRSGEIDVGIVRLPIFDELIETRFVYSEPLIVALPLGHPLLDHSGAIGIDALDSSGFVAYEPTRGFNVHADLHALCRLAGFDPTIEHEAPTTEAVIGIVACGEGVAIVPASAERLRMRGVAFRPLQPPPQAPGLADVRFGLAWRHKQASATTMQFVETVTAALPAMGKGGGQDF
- a CDS encoding TonB-dependent receptor codes for the protein MAQITSAVAGPSTSPAVPAAESQDTTASSPTQVNEGGIADIVVTATRREERLQKIPVTVTAVTGEALQSSGVLDTRQLTQVVPGLVGSRNAGVNQPVIRGIGSGGVVGDESSIATYIDGVYQPDPWTTNLDLVEIQRVEVLRGPQGTLFGRNATGGLINIITPDPSFGFRGHITASAGMLRGAGDYDLRGYVTGGLSDKIAFDFAGLYKRTDNYITDLVRGGLGYGEDTYFSLRSKLLFRPSDSAQFVLTGDYAKRDGGSNANQLYQNNTVARSYLGVILPTGPWQAAYNYEPQLNLERFGLNLQSRFDLGSIGIETATSYQNGEIYQQQDRDSTNINLGLGQVNTRQRSFTQEVRVLSSGSGPLQWLAGIYFYTSHLDGVVPTTTPSRVPPPTLPTLSTTTTSPDVRVSSLAGFVEGTYSLTSTLFLTAGGRYTTEVRKFEQASNGVALFPQQRSRFEKFTYRGALRWQFDPDANVYLNYGTGFKSGVYNGVGTSPTPTRPESLTSIEGGLKADPARWLRTNLSVFHYDYEDLQVSARDPITNLVLLQNAATAEIYGGELELTLMPTRDVNFTGKFSYLHGEYESFPFAQGFTPNANATGNTAVIADVSGKRIVLAPRTAVNLAADWSHVYDVGRFGARLNFYHSDRIYYDFTNNFSQKPYSLLNGQVSFTPPDESFNLSLAVTNITNAIVYQSLRVSASGTDGILEKPREVKGTIRFNF
- a CDS encoding VOC family protein, with protein sequence MQERAPRVQGIHRLALRVPDLDEARRFYRDVWLLEDRGSDLDFAGFRSGREDHDDLVLAEGSSQVAHLAFQVLSTDDLDAIATRLAAAGLAPQPVSEQDLFRSDQAAIVVEDPDGRHVWLVTPRPDAAEVVTPPAALAPDRIGHIVLWTPDQDAAERFYATLGFQVTDRTNAGMSFLRCNADHHSLALMKSREGRTGLQHVAYDVGSLDNVMRNFARLRSLGVNCVWGVGRHGPGNNVFSYYTDPAGNYIEYYGEMEQFDANAPVEPQIWGPQHKGDVWGVAGIPPLGFRE
- a CDS encoding TetR/AcrR family transcriptional regulator codes for the protein MMIVAFSSQACRHQRLSRGRNRAKGVITRTMQATGGRMVVRVRERNKAEKRERIRLAALKLFSEYGYDATTLRDVAREAHVALGTLSLYAADKRDLTLLVFNEITVSTMEAAIDVTRSREIPFEERILTFFTPFYRDWADNPRLARIFLQINYYSGGMHGEEYTRTRRSIARQLEFMVEDAINRGEIRPPETTDVVAQHFFLIFSATARWWIGGDNPVAEEGIAYLRRLIRLQIMGLIQQARVSTLKSKSGAGGSGAIADSETPRRRRTRGSRQNV